The following are encoded together in the Bacillus sp. NP157 genome:
- a CDS encoding chemotaxis protein, with protein MPLLDTVETFTRLAGHNRVAMLLFRLGDRQAFGINVFKVREVLRRPRLERMPSMHALVSGSFDYRGQTIPVIDLAAAMGYAPLAMVDTAHLIVTEFSRTVQGFLVSDVDRIVHVDGANMAAPSPALGYGARVNAVTRLDGDLMAVVDVEQVLASINPQAVEISDKVQQAAHVQQGGTRRVLVVDDSLVARTQLSDLFRKLDLECVLAKDGTEGLDVLRSLAMGPADERVDLVVSDIEMPSMDGYALTRAIREDAQLRHLRVLLHSSLSGVFNEAMVARVGADRFIAKFQPEILATAVLDLLPA; from the coding sequence ATGCCTCTCCTCGACACCGTCGAAACCTTCACCCGCCTGGCGGGCCACAATCGCGTGGCCATGCTGTTGTTCCGGCTGGGCGACCGGCAGGCGTTCGGCATCAACGTTTTCAAGGTGCGCGAGGTGTTGCGCCGGCCCCGGCTTGAGCGGATGCCGAGCATGCACGCGCTGGTCTCGGGCAGCTTCGACTACCGCGGGCAGACCATCCCGGTGATCGACCTGGCCGCCGCCATGGGCTACGCGCCGCTGGCGATGGTGGATACCGCGCACCTGATCGTCACCGAGTTCAGCCGGACCGTGCAGGGCTTCCTGGTTTCCGACGTCGACCGGATCGTGCACGTCGACGGGGCCAACATGGCCGCCCCGTCGCCCGCACTCGGCTACGGCGCCCGGGTCAACGCGGTCACCCGGCTGGATGGCGACCTGATGGCCGTGGTCGACGTCGAGCAGGTGCTCGCCTCGATCAACCCGCAGGCCGTGGAAATCTCCGACAAGGTGCAGCAGGCCGCCCACGTGCAGCAGGGCGGCACCCGCCGCGTGCTGGTGGTCGACGACTCGCTGGTCGCGCGTACCCAGCTGTCCGACCTGTTCCGCAAGCTCGACCTCGAATGCGTGCTGGCGAAGGACGGCACGGAAGGCCTCGACGTGTTGCGCAGCCTGGCCATGGGCCCGGCCGACGAGCGCGTCGACCTCGTCGTCTCGGATATCGAAATGCCCTCGATGGACGGTTACGCCCTGACCCGGGCGATCCGCGAGGACGCCCAGCTGCGCCACCTCCGCGTCCTGCTGCACAGCTCGCTCAGCGGCGTCTTCAACGAAGCCATGGTCGCCCGGGTCGGTGCCGACCGCTTCATCGCCAAGTTCCAGCCCGAAATCCTGGCCACCGCCGTCCTCGACCTCCTCCCCGCCTAA
- the flgB gene encoding flagellar basal body rod protein FlgB, translating into MIDKPDPLLGMHPQALNLWQRRAEVISSNLANADTPGFLARDVDFRKALTAATGAQDGNQLAMAATESGHIGGNPTYALADADKLAYRAATQPSMDGNTVDTQVEQAQFAGNAIHYQASLSFITAQIKMMRTAITGGSS; encoded by the coding sequence ATGATCGACAAACCGGATCCGCTGCTCGGCATGCACCCACAGGCGCTGAACCTGTGGCAGCGCCGTGCGGAAGTCATTTCGTCGAACCTGGCCAATGCGGACACGCCGGGCTTCCTCGCCCGCGACGTGGATTTCCGCAAGGCCCTCACCGCCGCCACCGGCGCCCAGGACGGCAACCAGCTGGCCATGGCCGCGACCGAATCCGGCCACATCGGCGGCAACCCCACCTATGCCCTGGCCGACGCCGACAAGCTCGCCTACCGCGCCGCCACCCAGCCGTCGATGGACGGCAACACGGTGGACACGCAGGTCGAGCAGGCCCAGTTCGCCGGCAACGCCATCCACTACCAGGCGTCCCTCAGCTTCATCACCGCGCAGATCAAGATGATGCGCACCGCCATCACCGGAGGCAGCTCATGA
- the flgC gene encoding flagellar basal body rod protein FlgC, whose product MSLLKIFDVAGSGMAAQSARLNTTASNMANADSVASSADAAYHAKQPMFSAVQQMVNGQMENQGVRAMGITESQAPIQSRYEPGNPMADTDGYVYQSNVNPVDELVNMISASRSYQNNVEVMNSARQLMQKTLDLGK is encoded by the coding sequence ATGAGCCTGCTCAAGATCTTCGACGTGGCGGGCTCCGGCATGGCCGCGCAGTCGGCCCGTCTCAACACCACCGCCAGCAACATGGCCAACGCCGACAGCGTGGCCAGCAGCGCGGATGCGGCCTACCACGCCAAGCAGCCAATGTTCTCGGCCGTGCAGCAGATGGTCAACGGACAGATGGAAAACCAGGGCGTGCGCGCCATGGGCATCACCGAGAGCCAGGCGCCGATCCAGTCGCGCTACGAGCCCGGCAACCCGATGGCGGACACCGACGGCTACGTCTACCAGAGCAACGTCAATCCCGTGGACGAGCTGGTCAACATGATCTCCGCGTCGCGCTCCTACCAGAACAACGTCGAAGTCATGAACAGCGCAAGGCAGCTCATGCAGAAGACGCTCGACCTCGGCAAATAA
- a CDS encoding flagellar hook protein FlgE produces MPFDIALSGINAASTDLEVTANNIANTSTVGFKGSRAEFSQVYSVAGQNLSATAAGSGVRVTNIAQQFSDGNTTQTGNSYDMAISGTGFFTLRDGAGYSYTRAGNFHPDDNNYVVNATGQHLQVYPPTASGGYDISALQDLQLTSGSAPAKASANIGLTANLPASAAAPTGGAFNASDDTTYNNMSTFQAYDSLGAAHTVNVYYAKDAAGSNSWNAYMTVDGTQVGGAQPVTFSSGGAIATPANGKLNFGAVSPNPGAQPLNLNVDLSKVTQFGDSFSTTAVSNDGYAAGKFSAIDVSSEGVVSAKYTNGVSVPLGQVALATFANPQGLRQLNDTNWAASADSGQPIRGSAGTGDMGSIQSGTLEASNTADLTAQLVNMIKAQRNYQANAQVISTDNQLTQTIINIRN; encoded by the coding sequence ATGCCTTTCGATATCGCACTCAGCGGCATCAATGCCGCTTCCACGGACCTGGAAGTCACCGCCAACAACATCGCCAACACCAGCACGGTGGGCTTCAAGGGCTCGCGCGCCGAGTTCTCCCAGGTGTATTCGGTGGCCGGCCAGAACCTTTCCGCCACGGCCGCCGGCAGCGGCGTCCGCGTCACCAACATCGCCCAGCAGTTCAGCGACGGCAACACGACGCAGACCGGCAACTCCTACGACATGGCCATCAGCGGCACGGGTTTCTTCACCCTGCGCGACGGTGCCGGTTACTCATACACCCGCGCCGGTAACTTCCACCCGGACGACAACAACTACGTCGTCAATGCCACCGGCCAGCACCTCCAGGTGTATCCGCCGACCGCGTCGGGCGGCTACGACATCAGCGCCCTGCAGGACCTGCAGCTGACCTCCGGCTCCGCGCCGGCCAAGGCCAGCGCCAACATCGGCCTGACCGCGAACCTGCCGGCCAGCGCCGCGGCGCCGACCGGTGGCGCGTTCAATGCCAGCGACGACACCACCTACAACAACATGTCGACGTTCCAGGCCTACGATTCGCTGGGCGCGGCGCATACCGTCAACGTCTACTACGCGAAGGACGCCGCCGGCTCCAACTCGTGGAACGCCTACATGACCGTGGACGGCACCCAGGTCGGTGGCGCCCAGCCGGTGACCTTCAGCAGCGGCGGCGCCATCGCCACGCCGGCAAACGGCAAGCTCAATTTCGGCGCGGTGTCGCCGAACCCGGGCGCGCAGCCGCTCAACCTCAACGTCGACCTGAGCAAGGTCACCCAGTTCGGTGACAGCTTCTCGACCACCGCGGTGAGCAACGACGGTTACGCCGCCGGCAAGTTCTCCGCCATCGACGTCTCCAGCGAGGGCGTGGTGTCGGCCAAGTACACCAACGGCGTGTCCGTCCCGCTCGGCCAGGTGGCCCTGGCCACCTTCGCCAACCCGCAGGGCCTGCGCCAGTTGAACGACACCAACTGGGCCGCCTCGGCGGACTCGGGCCAGCCGATCCGTGGCTCGGCCGGCACCGGCGACATGGGCAGCATCCAGTCCGGCACGCTCGAAGCGTCGAACACCGCCGACCTGACCGCCCAGCTGGTGAACATGATCAAGGCGCAGCGCAACTACCAGGCCAACGCCCAGGTCATCTCGACCGACAACCAGCTCACCCAGACCATCATCAACATCCGTAACTAA
- the flgF gene encoding flagellar basal-body rod protein FlgF: MDRSVYIAMTGATQTMRAQAEVAHNLANANTTGFKAELSAFQSVPVLGDGLQTRINGVAQGMGFDGTQGNQMATGNDLDVAVEGNGWIAVQSPDGNEGYTRAGNLRIDADGLLTDARGNAVMGGGGPITIPQASSVKIGTDGTISVVPLGQAPNTLTTTDRIKLVNPGNDQLQYGSDGLMHTRDGNPAEADANVRVVSGAVESSNVNPSEVLVKMISLSREYEMQVRSIKAADENEQSASKLLQVG; the protein is encoded by the coding sequence ATGGATCGTTCCGTATACATCGCCATGACCGGCGCCACGCAGACCATGCGGGCGCAGGCCGAAGTCGCGCACAACCTGGCCAACGCCAACACCACCGGCTTCAAGGCCGAGCTGTCGGCGTTCCAGAGCGTGCCCGTGCTGGGCGATGGCCTGCAGACGCGCATCAATGGCGTGGCCCAGGGCATGGGTTTCGACGGCACCCAGGGCAACCAGATGGCCACCGGCAACGACCTCGACGTGGCCGTGGAAGGCAACGGCTGGATCGCGGTGCAGTCGCCCGACGGCAACGAGGGCTACACCCGCGCCGGCAACCTGCGCATCGACGCCGACGGTCTTTTGACGGACGCGCGCGGGAATGCCGTCATGGGTGGCGGCGGCCCGATCACCATCCCGCAGGCGTCGAGCGTGAAGATCGGCACCGACGGCACGATTTCCGTCGTACCGCTCGGCCAGGCGCCGAATACGCTCACCACCACCGATCGCATCAAGCTGGTGAACCCCGGCAACGACCAGCTGCAGTACGGCAGCGACGGCCTCATGCATACGCGCGACGGCAATCCGGCCGAAGCGGACGCCAATGTCCGCGTGGTCTCCGGGGCCGTGGAATCGAGCAACGTCAACCCTTCCGAAGTGCTCGTGAAGATGATTTCGCTCTCCCGCGAATACGAAATGCAGGTCCGATCGATCAAGGCAGCCGACGAAAACGAGCAGTCGGCATCGAAATTGCTACAGGTGGGGTAA
- the flgG gene encoding flagellar basal-body rod protein FlgG, with the protein MFTSLWIAKTGLDAQQTRMDVVSNNLANTNTTGFKRARAEFEDLAYQNRGQAGGQTTEQTTSPTGLMIGTGVRVVGTQKMFEQGGSQQTDNPLDVRIDGRGFLQVTLPDGTVGYTRDGSLKRDQDGQLVTNDGYPIEPAITIPSTATAVTIGTDGTVSVTTAGTSASTTVGQIQLADFVNPAGLEPRGDNMYLETTASGTPQTGTAGLNGLGTLQQNALESSNVNVVEEMVNMIETQRAYEMNSKAVSAADQMLQFITQKT; encoded by the coding sequence ATGTTCACGTCCCTCTGGATCGCCAAGACCGGCCTCGATGCGCAGCAGACGCGCATGGATGTCGTCTCGAACAACCTGGCCAACACGAACACCACGGGCTTCAAGCGCGCCCGTGCCGAGTTCGAAGACCTCGCCTACCAGAACCGTGGGCAGGCCGGTGGCCAGACCACCGAACAGACCACCTCGCCCACGGGCCTGATGATCGGCACCGGTGTCCGCGTCGTCGGCACCCAGAAGATGTTCGAACAGGGCGGCTCGCAGCAGACCGACAACCCACTGGACGTGCGCATCGACGGCCGCGGTTTCCTGCAGGTGACCCTGCCCGACGGCACCGTCGGCTACACCCGCGACGGTTCGCTCAAGCGCGACCAGGATGGCCAGCTGGTGACTAACGACGGTTATCCGATCGAACCGGCCATCACCATCCCGTCGACGGCCACCGCCGTCACCATCGGTACCGACGGCACGGTGAGCGTCACCACGGCCGGCACGTCGGCGTCGACCACGGTGGGCCAGATCCAGCTCGCCGATTTCGTCAATCCCGCGGGCCTGGAGCCGCGCGGCGACAACATGTACCTGGAGACCACCGCCAGCGGCACGCCGCAGACCGGTACCGCAGGCCTCAATGGCCTTGGCACGCTCCAGCAAAACGCCCTCGAATCGTCGAACGTCAACGTGGTCGAGGAAATGGTGAACATGATCGAAACCCAGCGCGCCTACGAGATGAACTCGAAGGCCGTGTCGGCGGCCGACCAGATGCTCCAGTTCATCACCCAGAAGACCTGA
- the flgH gene encoding flagellar basal body L-ring protein FlgH, translated as MNRRFARLVVAALPFAALTGCAMVPPTPKPMYAATLPVAPAVPAQATGSIYADQQNMELFADPRAHRVGDILTITLVEATQATKKAATSTSKKNGNNITAPTLLGRGLKIGGNVANSSLASSNSFDGDGSSSQSNALTGEITVTVAQRLSNGALIVQGEKWLTINQGEELVRISGIVRPQDIGNDNIVLSSRVADAKIEYVGKGTLADSNTRGWLSRFFDSKWMPF; from the coding sequence ATGAATCGTCGTTTCGCCCGCCTCGTCGTTGCCGCCCTCCCGTTCGCCGCCCTAACCGGTTGCGCGATGGTGCCGCCGACGCCCAAGCCGATGTATGCCGCCACGCTGCCGGTCGCTCCCGCCGTGCCTGCGCAGGCCACCGGCTCGATCTACGCCGACCAGCAGAACATGGAACTGTTCGCCGACCCGCGCGCGCACCGCGTGGGCGACATCCTCACCATCACGCTGGTGGAAGCCACCCAGGCCACCAAGAAGGCGGCGACCAGCACCAGCAAGAAGAACGGCAACAACATCACCGCGCCGACGCTGCTCGGCCGTGGCCTGAAGATCGGCGGCAACGTCGCCAACAGCAGCCTGGCCAGCAGCAACTCGTTCGATGGCGATGGCTCGTCCAGCCAGAGCAACGCGCTGACCGGCGAAATCACCGTCACCGTCGCGCAGCGCCTGAGCAATGGCGCGCTGATCGTGCAGGGCGAGAAGTGGCTCACCATCAACCAGGGCGAAGAACTGGTCCGCATCTCCGGCATCGTGCGCCCGCAGGACATCGGCAACGACAACATCGTCCTGTCCAGCCGCGTCGCCGATGCGAAGATCGAATACGTCGGCAAGGGCACCCTGGCCGATTCGAACACGCGTGGCTGGCTGTCGCGCTTCTTCGATTCGAAGTGGATGCCGTTCTGA
- a CDS encoding flagellar basal body P-ring protein FlgI has protein sequence MKTFVARFRNVARAAAAVLALASVVPAHADKIRDLAQVGGVRSNQLVGYGLVVGLDGSGDQTSQAPFTTQSLENMLQQFGVNVPANVRPQLKNAAAVTITAEIPPFAKPGQRIDVTVASIGNAKSIRGGELLMSPLKGADGQVYAIAQGSVIVGGVSAQGKSGSSVQVNISASGRIPGGASIERSVASSFDKGGDIMLNLNSADFMTANRVAEAVNRSFGAGTANAIDSGSIAVRAPLDPSQRVSWLATIQSLDVTPGDAPARVIVNSRTGTVVIGSDVKVGTAAVAHGSIQVTISEQPQVSQPGAFSRGQTAVVPSSQVAVSENGGHMFKFGPGTSLDSIVRAVNQVGASPSDLISILQALKESGALRAELVVI, from the coding sequence ATGAAGACCTTCGTCGCCCGTTTCCGCAACGTGGCCCGCGCGGCCGCCGCCGTGCTGGCACTGGCTTCGGTCGTGCCGGCACACGCCGACAAGATCCGCGACCTGGCCCAGGTCGGCGGCGTGCGCAGCAACCAGCTGGTGGGCTACGGCCTGGTCGTCGGCCTCGATGGCAGCGGCGACCAGACCAGCCAGGCGCCGTTCACCACGCAAAGCCTCGAGAACATGCTGCAGCAGTTCGGCGTGAACGTGCCGGCGAACGTGCGTCCGCAGCTGAAGAATGCCGCGGCGGTCACCATCACCGCCGAGATCCCGCCGTTCGCCAAGCCGGGCCAGCGTATCGACGTCACCGTGGCTTCGATCGGCAACGCCAAGAGCATCCGCGGTGGCGAACTGCTGATGTCGCCGCTGAAGGGTGCCGATGGCCAGGTCTACGCCATCGCGCAGGGCAGCGTCATCGTTGGCGGCGTCAGCGCGCAGGGCAAGAGCGGTTCCAGCGTGCAGGTCAACATCTCCGCCAGCGGTCGCATCCCGGGCGGTGCGAGCATCGAGCGCAGCGTCGCCTCGTCCTTCGACAAGGGCGGCGACATCATGCTCAACCTCAACAGCGCCGACTTCATGACGGCCAACCGCGTCGCCGAGGCGGTGAACCGCAGCTTCGGCGCGGGCACGGCGAACGCCATCGACTCGGGCTCGATCGCCGTGCGCGCGCCGCTCGATCCGTCCCAGCGCGTGTCCTGGCTGGCCACGATCCAGTCGCTCGACGTCACCCCGGGCGATGCGCCGGCGCGGGTGATCGTCAACTCGCGCACGGGCACCGTGGTGATCGGCTCCGACGTGAAGGTCGGCACGGCCGCCGTCGCGCACGGTTCGATCCAGGTCACCATCAGCGAGCAGCCGCAGGTCAGCCAGCCGGGTGCCTTCAGCCGCGGTCAGACCGCGGTGGTGCCGAGCAGCCAGGTCGCGGTGAGCGAGAACGGTGGCCACATGTTCAAGTTCGGTCCGGGCACCAGCCTGGATTCGATCGTGCGCGCGGTGAACCAGGTCGGCGCCTCGCCGAGCGACCTCATCTCGATCCTGCAGGCCCTGAAAGAATCCGGCGCGCTGCGCGCCGAGCTGGTGGTGATCTGA
- the flgJ gene encoding flagellar assembly peptidoglycan hydrolase FlgJ, with protein MATAVDNQRLGTYTDMSAFAGLRSAAQQDSKSALPAVAKQFESIFTQMMLKSMRDASASLGGDDLMGSSEANQYRDMLDHQLSVTLSQGKGIGIADMLIRQLGGGASTSASDANSSLFAGVDGSASTAASVSSPSDANSGLMDSLEHMLGSAGRAVGQGASAVTNAVGSIDSPQDFVEKFAPHAIEAAKKLGVSVRALLAQAALETGWGKHMPASGSTNSFNMFGIKAGSSWDGKRVNVPTLEYENGVAVRKKDSFRAYDSPSDSFKDYADMVASSPRYAKAVGRGDDIAGFAHALTQGGYATDPSYAQKLTDIANGPVMKQALAALKQVAAEL; from the coding sequence ATGGCTACCGCGGTCGACAACCAGCGCCTTGGCACTTACACGGACATGTCCGCGTTTGCCGGCCTGCGTTCGGCCGCGCAGCAGGATTCCAAGTCGGCACTGCCGGCCGTCGCCAAGCAGTTCGAATCGATCTTTACCCAGATGATGTTGAAGTCCATGCGCGACGCCAGTGCGTCCCTGGGCGGCGACGACCTGATGGGTTCCAGCGAAGCCAACCAGTACCGCGACATGCTCGACCACCAGCTCTCGGTCACGCTGTCGCAGGGCAAGGGCATCGGCATCGCCGACATGCTGATCCGCCAGCTCGGCGGCGGTGCGTCGACCTCGGCCAGCGATGCCAACAGCAGCCTGTTCGCGGGCGTCGATGGTTCGGCGTCCACCGCGGCATCCGTGTCGTCGCCGTCCGATGCCAACAGCGGCCTGATGGATTCGCTCGAGCACATGCTGGGTAGCGCGGGCCGTGCCGTGGGGCAGGGTGCCTCCGCCGTCACCAACGCGGTCGGCTCGATCGACAGCCCGCAGGATTTCGTCGAGAAGTTCGCGCCGCACGCCATCGAAGCGGCGAAGAAGCTCGGGGTCTCCGTGCGTGCGCTACTGGCCCAGGCCGCGCTCGAGACCGGCTGGGGCAAGCACATGCCGGCCTCGGGCAGCACCAACAGTTTCAACATGTTCGGGATCAAGGCCGGCAGCAGCTGGGACGGCAAGCGCGTGAACGTGCCGACCCTGGAATACGAAAACGGCGTGGCCGTGCGCAAGAAGGACAGCTTCCGCGCGTACGACTCCCCGTCCGATTCGTTCAAGGATTACGCCGACATGGTGGCCAGCAGCCCGCGTTATGCGAAGGCCGTGGGCCGCGGCGACGACATCGCGGGGTTCGCCCATGCGCTCACCCAGGGCGGTTACGCGACCGACCCGAGTTATGCGCAGAAGCTGACCGACATCGCCAACGGTCCCGTGATGAAGCAGGCGCTCGCTGCGCTCAAACAGGTAGCGGCGGAACTCTAA
- the flgK gene encoding flagellar hook-associated protein FlgK — MADLLSTGVSGLLASQVGLSTVGNNISNVNTAGYSRQVTSFDARRPEYSGGYYIGQGADAVSVQRAYSQFLTQQVWSASSSQSRASQYATLTASVNNVVSGSSNLQSSLDSFFGAISDVANAPVDTASRQALIGQANSLVATFKSLSTQFQSLDSQTNQQISSAVDSINSLAQNIASLNSQIQKGYAGGAAPNQLLDARDQAVAQLSALVGVSVTQNSDHMYTVSVGNGLPLVSGTSATKLATATNQYDSSRLEVVDPQGTVISNQLGSGSLGATFDFRTNVLDPARSQLGRSAIALTTAMNKQSAQGIDLNGDAGGNMFNIADPAVFNSTKNTGTGSVSAVVSDVSKLSGSDYVMRFDGVNWSATTTSGTTVPMIGSGTATDPFVLEGMQVTVGAGAAAGDSFQIQSTRNAASSISVAVSDTNKIAASGPLSAGKGSANTGTGALGALTVTDTANAAFKTPVSIVFTSATTYTVNGGTPQTYTDPGTISGNGWTLAITGKPATNDTFNVKPATSASGDNGNALALANVANKGILDGGVTTVGKSYSQLIAQVGTAGSQANTALSAQQSILDQASAAQSSLSGVNLDEEAANLLKFQQAYSASAQVITTANSIFQSLLSAVQG, encoded by the coding sequence ATGGCTGACCTTCTCTCCACCGGTGTATCGGGACTGCTTGCCTCGCAGGTAGGCCTGTCCACCGTTGGCAACAACATCAGCAACGTCAATACGGCGGGCTATAGCCGCCAGGTGACGAGCTTCGACGCGCGCCGCCCCGAATACTCGGGTGGTTACTACATCGGCCAGGGTGCCGATGCGGTCAGCGTGCAGCGCGCCTACAGCCAGTTCCTCACCCAGCAGGTGTGGTCCGCCAGTTCGAGCCAGAGCCGTGCGTCGCAGTACGCCACGCTCACGGCGTCGGTGAATAACGTGGTCAGCGGTTCGTCCAACCTGCAGAGCTCGCTCGACAGCTTCTTCGGCGCGATCAGCGACGTGGCCAACGCGCCGGTGGACACCGCCAGCCGCCAGGCCCTGATCGGCCAGGCCAATTCGCTGGTGGCGACGTTCAAGTCGCTGTCCACCCAGTTCCAGTCGCTGGACTCGCAGACCAACCAGCAGATCAGCAGTGCGGTCGATTCGATCAACTCGCTGGCGCAGAACATCGCCAGCCTGAACTCGCAGATCCAGAAGGGCTATGCGGGTGGCGCGGCGCCCAACCAGCTGCTCGACGCGCGCGACCAGGCGGTGGCGCAGCTGTCGGCGCTGGTCGGCGTCAGCGTGACCCAGAACAGCGACCACATGTACACGGTTAGCGTGGGCAACGGCCTGCCGCTGGTCAGCGGCACCAGCGCCACCAAGCTCGCCACGGCGACCAACCAGTACGACTCGTCGCGGCTGGAAGTGGTCGACCCGCAGGGCACCGTGATCAGCAACCAGCTGGGTTCGGGTTCGCTGGGCGCGACGTTCGATTTCCGTACCAACGTGCTCGACCCGGCGCGTAGCCAGCTCGGCCGCTCCGCGATCGCGCTGACCACGGCGATGAACAAGCAGAGTGCGCAGGGTATCGACCTCAACGGCGATGCCGGCGGCAACATGTTCAACATCGCCGACCCGGCCGTGTTCAACAGCACGAAGAACACCGGCACCGGCTCGGTGTCGGCCGTGGTCTCGGACGTCTCGAAGCTGAGCGGCTCGGACTACGTCATGCGCTTCGACGGCGTGAACTGGTCGGCGACGACCACGTCGGGCACCACCGTGCCGATGATCGGCAGCGGCACGGCGACCGATCCCTTCGTGCTGGAAGGCATGCAGGTGACCGTGGGCGCGGGCGCCGCGGCGGGCGACAGCTTCCAGATCCAGTCCACGCGCAACGCGGCATCGTCGATCAGCGTGGCCGTGAGCGATACGAACAAGATCGCCGCCTCGGGCCCGCTCTCCGCCGGCAAGGGTTCGGCCAACACGGGTACCGGCGCGCTCGGTGCGCTGACCGTGACCGACACGGCCAATGCGGCGTTCAAGACCCCGGTCAGCATCGTGTTCACCTCGGCCACCACCTACACGGTGAACGGCGGCACGCCGCAGACCTATACCGACCCCGGCACGATTTCCGGCAACGGCTGGACGCTGGCGATCACCGGCAAGCCGGCGACCAACGACACCTTCAACGTTAAGCCGGCGACCAGCGCCAGCGGCGACAACGGCAATGCGCTCGCGCTGGCCAACGTCGCCAACAAGGGCATCCTCGACGGCGGCGTCACCACGGTCGGCAAGTCGTACAGCCAGCTGATCGCCCAGGTCGGCACGGCCGGCTCGCAGGCGAACACGGCGCTCAGCGCACAGCAGAGCATCCTCGACCAGGCCTCGGCGGCACAGTCCAGCCTGTCCGGCGTGAACCTCGATGAAGAGGCCGCCAACCTGCTGAAGTTCCAGCAGGCGTATTCGGCGTCCGCGCAGGTGATCACCACCGCGAACTCAATCTTCCAATCCCTCCTTTCCGCCGTGCAGGGCTGA
- the flgL gene encoding flagellar hook-associated protein FlgL, with translation MRISTSWQQQQSVNQMLNRQYDLSQTQLALGNGKAIQTPSDNPAAAARAVDVTSASAQNDQYTRNINSANTRLSVEESAISGASDILDRVRTLALEGSNGTQTDESRKSIATELRQTLQQLVSLANTKDGQGEYVFAGNATTTQPFSQSGLSVTYAGDQGQRMVAAAAGLQVATGDSGDSVFMAIRGGNGTFQTAAASGNTGTGVVGSTSVTDASAWTGGSYTINFTSASTYEIHDATDPTGPALSTGTYAAGSGSINFNGAQINMTGTPAAGDSFSVTPSSSQDVFSTISNLITAFETPGGGAPMNNAVNAQLQNLDQASGSFLNTRTQIGARMNTLDQQASIGSDTKLQYDSTLSDLQDLDYASAASKFSQQQTALDAAQQAYVKMQNLSLFNYLK, from the coding sequence ATGCGCATCTCCACTTCCTGGCAGCAGCAACAGTCCGTCAACCAGATGCTCAACCGGCAGTACGACCTGTCGCAGACGCAGCTGGCCCTCGGCAACGGCAAGGCGATCCAGACGCCGTCGGACAACCCGGCCGCGGCGGCACGCGCCGTCGACGTCACCTCGGCGAGTGCGCAGAACGACCAGTACACGCGCAACATCAATTCGGCCAACACGCGACTGTCGGTGGAAGAGAGCGCGATCTCCGGCGCATCCGACATCCTCGATCGCGTGCGCACGCTGGCGCTGGAAGGCAGCAACGGCACGCAGACCGACGAGTCGCGCAAGTCGATCGCCACCGAACTTCGGCAGACGCTGCAGCAGCTGGTGTCGCTCGCGAACACGAAGGACGGGCAGGGCGAATACGTGTTCGCCGGCAATGCCACGACCACGCAGCCGTTCTCGCAGTCCGGCTTGTCGGTGACCTACGCGGGCGACCAGGGCCAGCGCATGGTCGCGGCCGCGGCGGGCCTGCAGGTGGCGACCGGCGACAGCGGCGATTCCGTATTCATGGCGATCCGCGGCGGCAACGGCACGTTCCAGACCGCGGCGGCCAGTGGCAACACCGGCACCGGCGTGGTTGGCAGCACCTCGGTCACCGACGCGTCGGCCTGGACCGGCGGCAGCTACACGATCAACTTCACCTCGGCATCGACCTACGAAATCCATGACGCGACGGATCCGACCGGTCCGGCGCTGAGCACGGGCACGTATGCGGCCGGGTCGGGCAGCATCAACTTCAACGGTGCGCAGATCAACATGACCGGCACGCCCGCCGCCGGCGATTCGTTCTCGGTCACGCCGTCGTCGTCGCAGGATGTGTTCTCCACCATTTCGAACCTGATCACCGCGTTCGAAACGCCGGGCGGCGGCGCACCGATGAACAACGCGGTGAATGCGCAGCTGCAGAACCTCGACCAGGCCAGCGGCAGCTTCCTCAACACGCGCACGCAGATCGGTGCGCGGATGAACACGCTGGACCAGCAGGCGAGCATCGGTTCGGACACCAAGCTGCAGTACGACAGCACGCTTTCGGACCTGCAGGACCTGGACTACGCAAGCGCCGCTAGCAAGTTCTCGCAGCAGCAGACGGCGCTGGATGCCGCGCAGCAGGCCTACGTGAAGATGCAGAACCTGTCGCTGTTCAACTACCTCAAGTAA